GGCATTGCAACTGCAGTTTATCCATCCGTATTCACATCAGAAAATGCCCTACTCGCATTCCTCATCTGTTCTGTCGGCTATTCAGTCAACAGTTTCCTGGCAGTGTTTAACCTGTTGCCTATTGGAAACTTGGATGGATCCAAGGTATTGACATGGAACATTGGAATATGGATTGTTACAATTGCAATAGCAGGAGTATTGACATTGGCTTCCATGACCATTGGCGTTGAAAATATTGTTAGAATGATTTTAGGAATGTAAAATGACAAACGAACTCACATATTTTAAGGGAACACATAGGGTAATCGCCCCTAAAAAGACAATTGAAAATAATGAAGATAAATTGAAGACTGCAGGAATAACCCGTATTGCAGACATTACCGATTTGGATAGGATTGGTTTACCTGTTTATACTGCAATCCGACCTACTGCTGAATATGGTGGAGTTAGCGTTTATGGAGGAAAGGGAATATCCAAGGACCATGCAAAGGCATCTGCCATGATGGAAGGCTTTGAGAGATATTCTGCTGAAAGACAAGACAATGATAAAACAATCATCAGTACTGTCAATGATATTGACGGCAATTGCATTGATCCGAAATCATTGAACCTTCCAAAGGAATTTGAGAAAAAAGACATTGGTGAGATGAATCTAGAGTGGAGTCAAGTTCATGATTTAATCACTGAAGAGAATTATTTGATTCCAACCAATGCGATTTATCATCCATATACTCATGAAAACAATGTTGAAAGTTTATTTAAGTCAAATACCAATGGACTTGCCTCTGGAAATGTTTTAGATGAAGCGATATTGCACGGTATTTTTGAGGTTATTGAAAGGGATGCATGGAGCATTTTTGAGCTGACCCACAAGAACTATTCACAGATTAACCTTGATTCCATCAAAAGCGATACAATTAATGAAATTATTGATAAATTTACTTCAAAGGGCATCAACATTAAATTAATGGATTTAACCGCAGACATTAAAGTGCCGACCATTGCAGCTTCAGCAGATGATACAGTTACAAAAGATGCAGGACTGTTGACCTTGGGAATAGGCACTCATCTTGACCCTGAAGTGGCAATTTTAAGGGCATTGACTGAAGTTGCCCAAAGCAGAGCGACACAAATTAATGGTGCTCGTGAAGATACTGTCCGTGCCGATTTTGCCCGTGAAGCAGGTTATGAGCGCATGAAAAGAATCAACAAGTATTATTTCAAACAGGAAGAGGAACAGATTAATCTTTCAGATATCGAAAACAAGTCAACCTCATCAATCAATGAGGATTTAAAAATCGTTAAAGAGGAATTAGTTTCCAATGAAATTAAACATGTCCTATACCATGATTTGACACGTCCTGAACTTGACGTTAATGTTGTTCGAGTAATCATTCCTGAAATGGAGTTATATGCAATTGACTCTTCAAGGGCAGGCTATAGATTTTTAAGAGTTTGAGAACATGACTAAAATTATAATTTATACTGGATTATCACTTCCATTCGAAGAAGCACGTGAGATTCTGGATTCAAATGATGATGT
This is a stretch of genomic DNA from Methanobrevibacter sp.. It encodes these proteins:
- a CDS encoding YcaO-related McrA-glycine thioamidation protein, encoding MTNELTYFKGTHRVIAPKKTIENNEDKLKTAGITRIADITDLDRIGLPVYTAIRPTAEYGGVSVYGGKGISKDHAKASAMMEGFERYSAERQDNDKTIISTVNDIDGNCIDPKSLNLPKEFEKKDIGEMNLEWSQVHDLITEENYLIPTNAIYHPYTHENNVESLFKSNTNGLASGNVLDEAILHGIFEVIERDAWSIFELTHKNYSQINLDSIKSDTINEIIDKFTSKGINIKLMDLTADIKVPTIAASADDTVTKDAGLLTLGIGTHLDPEVAILRALTEVAQSRATQINGAREDTVRADFAREAGYERMKRINKYYFKQEEEQINLSDIENKSTSSINEDLKIVKEELVSNEIKHVLYHDLTRPELDVNVVRVIIPEMELYAIDSSRAGYRFLRV